Proteins co-encoded in one Flavobacterium sp. M31R6 genomic window:
- the porU gene encoding type IX secretion system sortase PorU, translating to MKKLVFCFILLLPIITFAQIKGDINIDWIENNTTTPYNKFQTPSFKGNSYFYDGYNQSIYYNLNLKTGTDLDEKSIQISNIVYESIATSALGNLNTFIIPSTIKTTLYTSKSRNIIQNFLRISPIIKEGSGYKRIKTFSYTINNGSSRKTSSIKNKTTITNSVLASGNWYRFYVEKSGVYKISLKFLQDLGLNLNGIDPKRIKIYGNGGKMLPLANDTYYPTDLTENAIQIQGESDGVFNNDDYILFYGEGIYNWNDESQTNLNLYDSKSYYYITVEGDNGKRILNMVQPTTSSTLNISTYDDYQFHEVDLTNIAQVGRQWVGESFEINQEQEFTFDFPNIDSSIPVKINAVLASAAYTPTSFKVTANSLDVGNVKFSALNTNSDIQYFNGALPNNTTFPASTNIKIKLSYNNNGVPGSKGFLDYIQLKSKSKLQGFGKQFPFQYDLASSNLGVISYAFSNATAISQIWDITDIYNISKIENSNQSAFSFKANLGELRKYIAVDSNDYYTPSKESKSKITNSNIKGTLFKNTQGQFQDIDYVIVTPEILRPQAEKLANFHRINSNLNAKVITLESIYQEFSSGKQDIAAIRNCIKYIYNNASSVDKRVRYVNLFGDASFDYKKRITNNTNIVPIYESLTSNTIGEASFASDDFFCLMDDSEGNITTYYGGVDIAVGRMLVSTTTQADEMVNKVIEYYDKKAYGSWRNNYVTLSDDSDKSTDASLQSRQNTLADEITVQKPFLNVSKIFLDSYTQEASAGGERYPKAKSEFYNEFEKGALVFNYLGHGGEDGLASERLWDKADSQSLSNQYKYPLFITITCEFSRFDNPTRPTAGEYIYWNSKGGAISLVSTIRSIGQFSAENFNDVFAKNLLSYDSNQYVSIAEALRLSKNENPNTATNVVLYLGDPAIFLAIPKPKVVLTKVNDVPVNQTLPDFKSLAKMKISGEITDENNIPLTNYNGVLSTILFDKKITKSTLNNDGYSPVMNFTTLGEAIFRGNASVTNGQFEYSFIVPKDIRIPLDTGKLSFYAQKNELLEDVTGYDTSIKVGGVNENAVADNNSPKVKLYMNDETFVSGSITNDSPTFIAYMEDESGINTAGGIGHDIVAVLDGDVSNPFILNDYYQTELDNFTKGNLHFPFRNLKAGLHTITFTVWDVYNNATTSEMQFLVIGDESITLTNVLNYPNPCVNYTEFWFTHNKPNEPLEVQVQVLTITGKVVWTKNQTITTPGFLSREITWDTRDDFGNKIGKGVYVYKLTVKATLSNKKIEKFEKLVIL from the coding sequence ATGAAAAAACTCGTATTTTGTTTTATTCTTTTACTGCCAATAATAACTTTTGCTCAAATAAAAGGAGACATAAATATTGATTGGATAGAAAACAATACTACAACCCCCTATAACAAGTTTCAAACGCCTAGTTTCAAAGGGAACAGTTATTTTTACGACGGGTACAATCAATCCATTTATTACAATTTAAATCTAAAAACTGGTACTGATTTGGACGAAAAAAGTATTCAGATTTCTAATATAGTTTATGAATCCATAGCGACATCAGCTCTTGGAAACTTGAATACCTTTATTATTCCTTCCACGATAAAAACTACACTGTATACATCAAAATCAAGAAATATTATTCAAAATTTCCTCAGAATATCACCAATAATAAAAGAGGGTTCTGGCTACAAAAGAATTAAAACCTTTTCATATACCATAAATAACGGTTCGTCGAGAAAAACTAGTTCGATTAAAAACAAAACGACTATTACAAATTCGGTTTTGGCTTCAGGGAATTGGTATCGTTTTTATGTTGAAAAATCAGGCGTTTACAAAATATCCTTAAAATTTTTACAGGATTTAGGATTGAATTTAAATGGAATTGACCCGAAAAGAATTAAGATATATGGAAATGGCGGAAAAATGCTGCCTTTAGCAAATGACACTTACTACCCGACAGATTTAACAGAAAATGCAATCCAAATTCAAGGAGAAAGCGATGGTGTATTCAATAATGATGATTACATATTGTTTTATGGCGAGGGAATTTATAATTGGAATGACGAAAGTCAAACCAATTTGAATTTATACGATTCGAAATCCTATTATTACATCACCGTAGAAGGAGATAATGGAAAGAGAATATTAAATATGGTACAGCCTACGACTTCAAGTACTTTAAATATTTCAACATATGACGATTATCAATTTCATGAAGTTGACTTAACAAATATTGCTCAAGTCGGACGACAATGGGTTGGCGAATCATTTGAAATTAATCAGGAACAAGAATTTACATTTGATTTTCCAAATATCGACTCATCAATCCCCGTAAAAATAAATGCGGTATTAGCGTCAGCAGCCTACACTCCTACTTCGTTTAAAGTTACAGCCAATAGTCTTGATGTTGGTAATGTAAAATTCTCTGCATTAAATACCAATTCAGATATACAATATTTTAATGGAGCACTTCCAAACAACACTACTTTTCCAGCCAGCACTAATATAAAAATCAAATTATCCTATAACAACAATGGAGTACCTGGATCTAAAGGCTTCCTAGACTACATTCAGTTAAAATCAAAAAGTAAATTACAGGGATTCGGAAAACAATTCCCTTTTCAATACGACTTAGCCAGCTCAAATCTTGGAGTTATATCATATGCTTTTTCAAATGCCACTGCTATTTCTCAAATTTGGGATATAACCGACATATATAATATCTCTAAAATAGAAAACAGCAACCAAAGTGCCTTTTCATTCAAAGCAAATTTAGGAGAACTTAGAAAATATATTGCTGTTGATTCAAATGATTACTATACCCCATCAAAAGAAAGCAAATCAAAAATAACCAATTCAAATATAAAAGGAACGCTTTTTAAAAACACCCAAGGTCAATTTCAAGATATTGATTACGTAATTGTTACACCCGAAATTTTAAGACCCCAAGCGGAGAAGCTTGCCAATTTCCATCGAATAAATTCTAATTTAAATGCAAAAGTTATTACTCTTGAATCAATATATCAAGAGTTTTCCTCAGGGAAACAAGACATAGCCGCGATAAGAAACTGCATTAAATACATTTACAATAACGCTTCATCTGTAGATAAAAGAGTACGATATGTAAATCTCTTCGGAGATGCTTCATTTGACTATAAAAAAAGGATAACAAACAACACCAATATTGTACCTATATATGAGTCTTTAACCAGTAATACTATAGGTGAAGCATCATTTGCTTCAGATGACTTTTTTTGTCTAATGGATGATTCCGAAGGAAATATTACTACATATTATGGAGGAGTAGACATCGCTGTTGGCAGAATGCTGGTCAGCACGACCACACAGGCAGACGAAATGGTCAATAAAGTCATCGAATATTATGACAAAAAAGCCTATGGAAGCTGGAGAAATAACTATGTCACACTTTCCGATGATTCAGATAAATCTACTGACGCTTCTCTGCAATCAAGACAAAACACTCTTGCTGATGAAATTACCGTCCAAAAGCCATTTCTGAATGTTTCGAAAATATTTTTGGACTCTTACACACAAGAAGCTTCTGCTGGAGGAGAAAGGTATCCCAAGGCAAAATCTGAATTTTACAACGAATTTGAAAAAGGAGCATTGGTCTTTAATTATTTGGGACACGGTGGAGAAGATGGCTTGGCGAGTGAAAGACTTTGGGACAAAGCAGATAGCCAAAGTTTAAGCAATCAGTATAAATACCCATTATTTATTACAATTACTTGCGAGTTTTCTCGTTTTGACAATCCCACAAGACCTACCGCTGGAGAATACATTTATTGGAATTCAAAAGGCGGGGCTATTTCTTTGGTGTCTACAATTCGTTCAATTGGACAATTTAGCGCTGAAAATTTCAATGATGTATTTGCAAAAAACCTTTTATCCTATGATTCCAACCAATACGTTTCTATAGCAGAAGCCTTAAGGCTTTCCAAAAATGAAAATCCAAATACTGCAACAAACGTAGTCCTTTATCTTGGCGATCCAGCAATATTCTTAGCTATTCCCAAGCCAAAAGTTGTATTAACCAAAGTGAATGATGTGCCCGTAAATCAAACCCTCCCAGATTTTAAATCATTAGCCAAAATGAAAATATCTGGAGAAATAACCGATGAGAACAATATTCCTTTAACCAACTATAATGGTGTTTTATCAACTATTTTATTTGATAAAAAAATAACGAAGAGCACTTTAAATAACGACGGCTATAGTCCAGTGATGAATTTCACGACTTTAGGCGAGGCTATTTTTAGAGGAAATGCATCCGTTACGAATGGTCAATTTGAATATAGTTTTATAGTACCAAAAGACATTCGTATTCCATTGGATACAGGAAAGCTAAGTTTTTATGCCCAAAAGAATGAATTGCTTGAAGATGTCACTGGTTACGACACCTCAATTAAGGTCGGTGGTGTAAATGAAAATGCAGTTGCAGACAATAATAGTCCAAAAGTGAAGTTATATATGAATGATGAGACTTTTGTGTCTGGTAGTATTACCAATGATTCTCCCACATTTATTGCTTATATGGAAGATGAAAGTGGAATCAATACAGCCGGCGGAATCGGTCATGACATTGTAGCTGTTTTAGATGGTGATGTGAGCAATCCATTTATTTTGAATGATTATTATCAGACTGAACTCGATAATTTCACAAAAGGGAATTTACATTTTCCCTTCCGAAATTTAAAAGCCGGTTTACACACCATTACTTTTACAGTTTGGGATGTTTATAATAATGCTACAACATCCGAAATGCAATTTTTAGTAATTGGAGACGAATCCATTACACTTACTAATGTATTGAACTATCCTAATCCATGTGTGAATTACACTGAGTTTTGGTTTACTCATAATAAACCAAACGAACCTTTGGAGGTACAAGTTCAAGTGCTAACAATAACCGGAAAAGTAGTTTGGACAAAAAACCAAACCATCACAACTCCAGGTTTTTTATCACGTGAAATAACATGGGATACTCGAGATGATTTTGGAAATAAAATTGGTAAAGGGGTTTATGTTTACAAATTAACGGTAAAGGCAACCCTCTCTAATAAGAAGATTGAAAAGTTTGAAAAACTTGTGATTCTTTAA
- the porV gene encoding type IX secretion system outer membrane channel protein PorV, with product MKRATLLIIFLYNFNFVHAQESVITTAVPFLLVAADARAAGMGDNGVASSTDSFSQQWNPSKYAFAEDKQGFSLSYTPYLTDLVNDISLAQITYYNKFSERSAFAGSFRYFGLGDIELRTDFDSQVVLVSPNEFAFDVSYSQKLSEKFSMAVAGRYINSNLKVATDNNDATSSSSFAVDVAGFFQSEEIAYSDFNGRWRAGFNFQNMGPKMSYDNDDINANFLPANMKLGGGFDFILDEYNKVAVNLEVSKLLVPTPQNPDLNGDGNVTSEESQQNRDDYQSIGWFAGMFQSFTDAPGGFSEELKEVTYSLGSEYVYQDSFSFRAGYFYESPDKGAREFFSLGAGFKYSSVKIDVSYLFSASKVQNPLENTLRFSLTFNFGEKYESF from the coding sequence ATGAAAAGAGCTACTTTACTGATTATATTTTTATATAATTTTAATTTTGTTCATGCACAGGAAAGCGTAATTACAACTGCTGTTCCTTTCCTTTTAGTAGCTGCAGATGCTAGAGCTGCGGGTATGGGCGATAATGGCGTTGCATCATCAACAGACTCATTTTCGCAACAATGGAATCCTTCAAAATACGCCTTTGCCGAAGACAAACAAGGTTTTTCATTAAGCTACACACCCTATTTAACGGATTTAGTAAATGACATATCATTAGCTCAAATAACTTACTATAATAAATTTAGCGAAAGAAGTGCTTTTGCTGGTAGTTTTCGTTATTTTGGTTTAGGCGACATTGAATTAAGAACTGATTTCGACAGCCAAGTTGTACTAGTCTCTCCAAATGAATTTGCTTTTGATGTATCTTACTCCCAAAAATTAAGTGAAAAATTTTCAATGGCTGTAGCGGGTCGCTACATAAATTCAAACCTAAAAGTAGCTACTGATAATAATGACGCAACCTCTTCAAGTAGTTTTGCAGTGGATGTAGCCGGTTTTTTTCAGTCAGAGGAGATTGCGTATAGCGATTTTAACGGCAGATGGAGAGCGGGATTTAATTTTCAGAACATGGGTCCAAAAATGAGCTATGATAATGATGATATAAATGCTAATTTTCTACCTGCCAATATGAAACTTGGAGGTGGATTTGATTTTATTTTAGACGAATACAATAAAGTAGCCGTGAATTTGGAAGTTAGCAAGTTATTAGTACCAACCCCACAAAACCCAGATTTAAACGGTGATGGAAACGTTACTTCAGAAGAATCACAACAAAACAGAGATGATTACCAATCTATTGGATGGTTTGCTGGAATGTTTCAATCATTTACTGATGCACCAGGTGGATTTAGTGAAGAATTAAAAGAGGTAACCTACTCTTTAGGATCAGAATATGTATATCAAGATTCATTTTCATTTCGTGCAGGATATTTTTATGAAAGCCCTGATAAAGGCGCTAGAGAGTTTTTCTCGCTTGGTGCTGGTTTTAAATATAGCTCTGTCAAAATTGATGTTTCCTACTTATTCTCAGCTTCAAAAGTACAAAACCCCTTGGAAAACACATTGCGTTTCTCTTTGACATTCAATTTTGGAGAGAAATATGAAAGTTTTTAA
- the cdd gene encoding cytidine deaminase — MKEIIITSKINVFETIQELPLVEQNLMLKAIEVRKNAYAPYSKFRVGAAILLDNGEIIVGSNQENAAYPSGLCAERVAIFHAGAIYPKVTILKMAITAASDNNKTETPVPPCGACRQSIAEYEIRQDIPIEIYYMGETGAIHQSASLKNLLPFMFEKKLL; from the coding sequence ATGAAAGAAATAATAATCACTTCGAAAATTAATGTTTTTGAAACCATTCAAGAATTACCTTTAGTTGAACAGAATTTAATGTTAAAAGCTATTGAAGTTAGAAAAAATGCTTATGCTCCTTATTCAAAATTCAGGGTTGGAGCAGCTATACTTTTAGACAATGGTGAGATTATTGTTGGTTCTAACCAAGAAAATGCCGCATATCCTTCGGGACTTTGCGCAGAACGAGTAGCTATTTTTCATGCAGGAGCTATTTATCCTAAAGTAACCATTTTGAAAATGGCAATTACTGCAGCCTCTGACAACAATAAAACAGAGACTCCAGTTCCACCATGTGGAGCTTGCCGTCAATCCATCGCTGAATATGAAATTCGACAAGACATCCCTATCGAAATCTATTATATGGGAGAAACAGGGGCAATTCATCAATCAGCATCCCTAAAAAACCTACTCCCTTTTATGTTTGAAAAAAAATTACTTTAA
- the pdhA gene encoding pyruvate dehydrogenase (acetyl-transferring) E1 component subunit alpha: protein MKEVTKEVYLKWYEDMLLWRKFEDKLAALYIQQKVRGFLHLYNGQEAVLAGALHAMDLTKDKMITAYRNHVQPIGMGVDPRRVMAELLGKATGTSKGMGGSMHIFSKEHRFYGGHGIVGGQIPLGAGLAFGDKYNGTGGVTMTYFGDGAARQGSLHEAFNMAMLWKLPVVFIVENNGYAMGTSVERTANHTDIWKLGLGYEMPCGPVDGMNPVKVAEAMTEAIDRARRGDGPTFLEMKTYRYRGHSMSDAQLYRSKEEVEEYKKIDPITQVLDVILDQKYATQEEIEVIDQRVKDLVEECVQFAEESPYPEIQQLYDVVYDQENYPFTPHKL from the coding sequence ATGAAAGAAGTTACAAAAGAAGTTTATTTAAAGTGGTATGAAGACATGTTACTTTGGAGAAAGTTTGAAGACAAACTTGCGGCATTATACATTCAACAAAAAGTTAGAGGTTTTCTACACTTATATAATGGTCAAGAGGCTGTATTAGCAGGAGCTTTACACGCTATGGATTTGACAAAAGATAAAATGATCACTGCCTATAGAAATCATGTTCAGCCAATTGGTATGGGCGTAGACCCTAGACGTGTAATGGCTGAACTTTTAGGAAAAGCTACTGGAACATCCAAAGGAATGGGCGGATCAATGCATATTTTCTCAAAAGAACACCGTTTTTATGGAGGACATGGAATTGTAGGTGGCCAAATTCCATTGGGAGCTGGTCTCGCATTTGGAGACAAATACAATGGAACCGGTGGAGTTACAATGACTTATTTTGGAGATGGAGCTGCACGTCAAGGTTCATTACATGAAGCCTTCAATATGGCAATGTTGTGGAAACTACCTGTAGTTTTTATAGTTGAAAACAATGGTTATGCTATGGGAACTTCAGTAGAAAGAACAGCTAATCATACTGATATCTGGAAACTAGGTCTAGGATACGAAATGCCATGTGGACCAGTTGACGGAATGAATCCAGTGAAAGTTGCCGAAGCAATGACCGAAGCAATTGACAGAGCTAGACGTGGCGACGGACCTACTTTCCTTGAAATGAAAACATACCGCTACAGAGGACACTCAATGTCAGATGCACAATTATACCGTTCAAAAGAAGAGGTTGAAGAGTATAAAAAGATAGATCCAATCACTCAAGTTTTGGATGTGATTTTAGATCAAAAATACGCTACACAAGAAGAAATCGAAGTAATTGATCAAAGAGTAAAAGATCTTGTTGAAGAATGTGTTCAATTTGCTGAGGAATCTCCTTATCCAGAAATCCAACAATTATACGACGTAGTGTACGACCAAGAAAACTATCCATTCACACCTCATAAATTATAA
- a CDS encoding pyruvate dehydrogenase complex dihydrolipoamide acetyltransferase, which yields MATIVTMPRLSDTMTEGTVAAWLKKVGDKVSEGDILAEIETDKATMEFESFNEGTLLYIGIPEGETAPVDSLLAIIGNEGEDVSALISGGTTAPAAAESAPIATETKTTEAPAADLPKGVIVVTMPRLSDTMTEGTVATWLKKVGDKVVEGDILAEIETDKATMEFESFNEGTLLFIGIQEGNTAPVDSLLAIIGPAGTDISGIAENYKAGGAAPAATAAKEEAKVTSSESTEVIETISDGKRILASPLAKKIASDKGIQLTQVKGTGENGRIVKSDIENFTPPAAAAPSATTSKTSEAVKTESPKVFVPAGEVFTEEIKNSQMRKIIAKRLAESLFTAPHYNLVIEVTMDEAMQSRAVINSVPDTKVSFNDMVIKACALALKKHPKINSQWKEDAIIINHHVNVGVAVAVEDGLVVPVLRFTDAMSLSQIGTSVRDLAGRAKNKKLLPTEMEGSTFTVSNLGMFGITEFNSIINQPNSAILSVGAIVEKPVVKNGQIVVGNTMMLSLACDHRTIDGATGAQFLQTLKQYIENPVTMLA from the coding sequence ATGGCAACAATTGTAACAATGCCTCGCTTGAGCGATACTATGACAGAAGGAACGGTAGCGGCTTGGCTTAAAAAAGTAGGAGACAAAGTAAGCGAAGGTGATATCCTTGCAGAAATTGAAACCGACAAAGCAACAATGGAATTTGAATCCTTCAACGAAGGAACACTATTATATATTGGAATCCCAGAAGGAGAAACTGCTCCGGTAGATTCTTTATTGGCAATCATCGGAAATGAAGGAGAAGATGTTTCAGCTTTAATTTCTGGAGGAACTACTGCACCAGCTGCGGCAGAATCAGCACCAATTGCAACTGAAACAAAAACTACCGAAGCTCCAGCAGCAGATTTACCGAAAGGAGTAATCGTAGTAACGATGCCTCGTTTGAGTGATACGATGACTGAAGGTACTGTAGCTACTTGGTTGAAAAAAGTAGGTGATAAAGTTGTTGAAGGCGATATCCTTGCTGAAATCGAAACAGATAAAGCAACAATGGAATTCGAATCCTTCAATGAAGGAACTTTATTATTCATCGGAATCCAAGAAGGAAACACAGCTCCAGTAGACAGTCTTTTAGCAATCATCGGACCTGCAGGAACAGATATTAGCGGAATCGCAGAAAATTATAAAGCAGGCGGAGCTGCACCAGCAGCTACAGCAGCAAAAGAAGAAGCTAAAGTTACTTCATCTGAATCTACTGAAGTAATCGAAACAATAAGCGACGGAAAAAGAATTTTGGCATCACCATTAGCTAAAAAAATAGCAAGTGATAAAGGAATTCAATTAACACAAGTAAAAGGAACAGGTGAAAACGGTCGTATCGTAAAAAGCGATATCGAAAACTTCACTCCTCCAGCTGCTGCTGCACCAAGTGCAACAACTTCAAAAACCTCAGAAGCTGTAAAAACTGAGTCACCTAAAGTATTTGTACCTGCAGGCGAAGTTTTCACAGAAGAAATCAAAAATTCGCAAATGCGTAAAATCATTGCGAAACGTTTAGCTGAATCATTATTTACGGCACCTCATTACAACCTTGTAATTGAAGTAACAATGGACGAAGCAATGCAATCGAGAGCAGTTATCAATAGCGTTCCGGATACCAAAGTATCTTTCAACGATATGGTAATCAAAGCTTGTGCATTGGCTTTGAAAAAACACCCAAAAATAAATTCTCAATGGAAAGAAGACGCCATCATCATCAATCACCATGTAAATGTAGGTGTAGCTGTAGCTGTTGAAGATGGATTGGTAGTTCCTGTACTAAGATTTACTGATGCAATGAGTTTATCACAAATTGGCACAAGCGTTAGAGATCTTGCTGGTAGAGCCAAAAACAAAAAATTATTACCAACTGAAATGGAAGGAAGTACTTTTACAGTATCTAACCTTGGAATGTTTGGTATTACTGAATTTAATTCTATCATCAATCAACCAAACTCTGCTATTTTATCAGTAGGGGCTATTGTAGAAAAACCAGTAGTTAAAAACGGTCAGATTGTAGTAGGAAACACAATGATGCTTTCATTGGCTTGCGACCACCGTACAATTGACGGGGCAACCGGAGCACAGTTTTTACAAACATTAAAACAATACATCGAAAATCCAGTAACTATGCTTGCATAA
- a CDS encoding T9SS type A sorting domain-containing protein, with amino-acid sequence MKTILKLSLVVLVAMTTMSSYAIDGDFLLNVKKGTGKEISFSVNEIQKANVTIYDKSHNVIYSETATGKGGILKTYSLEEFPDGVYFLEVETDLKKVTHEIVITNEVSTLSRKSVAEVYKGDLKMKNQNVATVN; translated from the coding sequence ATGAAAACGATTTTAAAACTTAGTCTGGTGGTATTGGTAGCGATGACTACGATGAGTAGCTATGCAATCGACGGTGATTTTTTACTTAACGTAAAAAAAGGAACCGGTAAAGAAATTAGTTTTTCGGTAAATGAGATTCAGAAAGCCAATGTAACAATCTACGATAAATCTCATAATGTAATCTATTCTGAGACTGCCACGGGAAAAGGGGGGATTTTGAAAACCTACAGCCTTGAGGAGTTTCCTGACGGGGTTTATTTCCTGGAAGTGGAAACCGATCTTAAGAAAGTGACGCACGAGATTGTGATTACCAATGAGGTTTCTACACTATCGAGAAAATCAGTGGCCGAGGTGTACAAAGGGGATCTGAAAATGAAGAACCAAAATGTGGCCACGGTGAATTAA
- a CDS encoding transposase, giving the protein MTPIDLLKFMLPDFLVDHFEVISATNTEEIVHLYFKEKIKPPQEFNAFELVSKGFQEEITIQDFPLRGKYVYLHIKRRRWTNKTTGELIKRDWQLAAKGTRMTQEFAAFLKEINR; this is encoded by the coding sequence ATGACTCCTATAGACCTTTTAAAATTTATGCTACCTGATTTTTTAGTAGATCACTTTGAAGTGATTTCCGCTACTAACACAGAAGAAATAGTACACTTGTATTTTAAGGAGAAAATTAAGCCTCCACAAGAGTTTAATGCATTTGAACTGGTATCAAAAGGCTTTCAGGAGGAGATTACTATTCAGGACTTTCCTCTGCGGGGTAAGTATGTGTATCTGCACATCAAGAGACGTCGCTGGACCAATAAAACCACAGGAGAACTTATTAAAAGAGATTGGCAGTTAGCAGCCAAGGGAACCCGCATGACTCAAGAGTTTGCGGCTTTTTTAAAAGAAATTAATAGATAG